The Castanea sativa cultivar Marrone di Chiusa Pesio chromosome 11, ASM4071231v1 genome contains a region encoding:
- the LOC142617713 gene encoding heavy metal-associated isoprenylated plant protein 47-like, with protein sequence MKQTVVLQVTMDGQRCCFQIMKGDHARKKAMRIAVGLSGVESATIKGKDKDQIEVKGEGIDTVKLATLLRKKVGHASIVSVVEEKKKEKEDELKIKYMVGPPSYGLPPYTYYEIPRYDTPSCSIM encoded by the exons atgAAG CAAACGGTGGTCCTCCAGGTTACCATGGATGGGCAGAGGTGTTGTTTCCAAATTATGAAAGGCGACCATGCTCGCAAAAAAGCCATGAGGATTGCAGTTGGCCTTTCAG GAGTGGAATCAGCAACTATAAAAGGGAAAGACAAGGACCAAATAGAGGTAAAAGGCGAGGGGATCGATACCGTTAAACTTGCAACGTTACTAAGGAAGAAAGTAGGGCATGCAAGCATAGTAAGCGTCgtagaagagaagaaaaaagaaaaggaagatgaactgaagataaagtacatggttGGGCCTCCTAGTTATGGTTTGCCTCCGTACACATACTATGAGATTCCCAGATATGACACACCTTCTTGCTCCATAATGTAA
- the LOC142616107 gene encoding uncharacterized protein LOC142616107 has translation MPLHSNDFLSFQFAFFSGGVEIFKRTSESGISLSFNPLYIKNTTSHGVHKVKATLTIRDPWKQSVFRRRRLISISYWEDDSVFSINGYWSESSGKLCMVGSGKSYVGSLSSKYPNVVLKLNYSKNNSIYGSLIGGTLECLPMKSDYNYFEPIVILGLSQNPDYEYALVDKTDCLSAKKGGGDINLSPSKLDRGVCSVFNGQTSAYDLHCWSDCGSANCNPLRVSIEYLPSRFAYRGVRCDQRSRKVQFLLGFRKLIAMESEFPSPNATLIAEGAWDEKENKFCGVACRILANASVGDCSIGFSLRFPAVISLRNSSSIVGEIWSKKDVKDSGYFGRIGFQSWGRQIDPQGLRYEYTEIEAVRNSCAQGKEIVRGKGKTYPDGFSLDMGFGMLVRNTEGKVTSGFLRPKFVGDVLYVHRDELKSNHSRMLNMSFKMVFNYVADALPKLFIIFAEGIYVRDIGLLCMIGCRNLDFESLGQNSIKNGSLDCETRINIQFPPLHAEKAEIAKGTIESTRSKSDPLYFERLQLSSNSMTTTQAKDSIRTMNLGITMVVISFGGLLLGVLFRGRCMLPMWFRDSSKYEKVPVIGNEEL, from the coding sequence ATGCCCCTGCACTCCAACGATTTCCTCAGCTTCCAATTCGCATTTTTCTCCGGCGGCGTTGAAATCTTCAAACGAACCTCTGAGTCCGGGATATCTCTCTCCTTCAACCCcttatatatcaaaaacaccacCTCCCATGGCGTTCACAAGGTCAAAGCCACCCTGACCATTCGAGACCCATGGAAGCAGTCTGTTTTCCGTCGGCGGCGTTTGATTAGTATTAGTTATTGGGAAGACGATTCGGTGTTTTCAATTAATGGGTATTGGTCAGAATCTTCTGGGAAGCTTTGTATGGTCGGATCAGGGAAGAGTTATGTTGGTTCGTTAAGTTCAAAATATCCAAATGTTGTTCTTAAGcttaattattcaaaaaataatagcaTTTATGGTAGTTTGATTGGTGGAACATTAGAATGTTTGCCTATGAAAAGTGATTATAATTACTTTGAACCAATTGTGATATTGGGGTTGTCTCAGAATCCAGATTATGAATATGCTTTGGTTGATAAGACTGATTGTTTGAGTGCAAAGAAAGGTGGTGGAGATATTAATTTGTCTCCAAGCAAATTGGACCGTGGTGTTTGTTCCGTTTTCAATGGACAGACTAGTGCCTATGATTTGCACTGTTGGAGTGATTGTGGTAGTGCGAATTGCAATCCTTTACGTGTGAGTATTGAGTATTTGCCTTCTAGGTTTGCTTATCGTGGGGTTAGGTGTGACCAGCGCAGCAGAAAGGTAcagtttttgttgggttttcgTAAGCTTATTGCTATGGAATCTGAATTCCCTAGTCCTAACGCAACATTGATTGCTGAGGGTGCTTGGGATGAGAAAGAGAATAAGTTTTGTGGTGTCGCGTGCAGAATTTTGGCTAATGCTTCTGTAGGAGATTGCTCTATTGGGTTTAGTTTGAGATTTCCGGCAGTTATTTCATTAAGGAATTCGAGTAGTATTGTGGGGGAAATTTGGAGCAAGAAAGATGTGAAGGATTCAGGTTACTTTGGAAGAATTGGGTTTCAGAGTTGGGGAAGACAAATTGATCCCCAAGGTCTTAGATATGAGTATACTGAGATTGAGGCCGTAAGAAATTCTTGTGCACAAGGGAAGGAAATTGTTAGGGGCAAGGGAAAGACTTATCCTGATGGGTTTTCCCTGGACATGGGATTTGGTATGTTGGTGAGGAACACTGAAGGAAAGGTAACGTCGGGTTTCTTAAGACCAAAATTTGTGGGAGATGTGCTTTATGTACATCGGGATGAGCTGAAAAGTAATCATAGCAGAATGCTGAATATGAGTTTCAAGATGGTCTTCAATTATGTAGCTGATGCTTTACCcaaattattcattatttttgcTGAAGGAATATATGTTAGGGATATTGGTCTCCTGTGCATGATAGGATGTCGGAATCTTGATTTTGAATCACTTGGTCAAAATTCGATTAAAAATGGTTCATTGGACTGTGAAACAAGGATTAATATTCAATTCCCTCCACTGCATGCAGAGAAGGCTGAAATTGCTAAGGGAACTATTGAAAGCACGCGATCAAAGTCAGATCCTCTTTACTTTGAACGTCTTCAACTGTCTTCAAATTCAATGACCACTACCCAAGCTAAGGACTCCATCAGGACAATGAATTTGGGGATTACCATGGTTGTGATTTCTTTTGGTGGTCTGCTATTAGGTGTGCTATTTAGAGGCCGCTGCATGTTACCCATGTGGTTTAGAGACAGTTCTAAATACGAGAAAGTACCTGTTATTGGCAACGAAGAATTGTAA